One Odontesthes bonariensis isolate fOdoBon6 chromosome 17, fOdoBon6.hap1, whole genome shotgun sequence genomic window carries:
- the LOC142366141 gene encoding SR-related and CTD-associated factor 8-like isoform X3, protein MEAVKAFNNELYSLNEYKPPISKAKMTQITKSGIKAIKFYKHVVQSVEKFIQKCKPEYKVPGLYVIDSIVRQSRHQFGTEKDVFAPRFSKNIIATFQHLYRCPGDDKSKIVRVLNLWQKNAVFKSDIIQPLLDMAAGIPPPSATPVLPSSAAPVNNTTPGTPATPATPANIVQGLPDWASQITNTDTVAAVAQILQSPQGQQLQQLVQSLQMQQQKPQPSLLQALDAGLVVQLQALTAQLTAAATANSLNPLEQRVSSFNKKLLGPFDFGNDSERSEEAKKDTSSSQLPMVSEPINSSLFHQLAEQLQQQNLEQFQKQLLEHQQKAMSIEGQDSIFGQENSVAATQNSSQPQLPEPENKMDDSIDNQQQDMDLDEGPDGMEEEIFEAEEKRTLSTRSRTRSRSRSRSPKRRRSRSRSGSRKRKHRKRSRSRSRDRKRKSSRSYSSERRAREREKERQKKGLPPIRSKTLSVCSTTLWVGQVDKKATQQDLTNLFEEFGQIESINMIPPRGCAYICMVHRQDAYRALQKLSTGSFKIGSKIIKIAWALNKGVKQEYKQFWDVDLGVTYIPWEKVKLDDLDGFAEGGIIDQETVNDEWEATKNSEPAKEVLSQPVSAETAAASNAQTETYNHQVTMMPVQLPVAQAVPGAVGMVPPSFPVTMGIPPPGYGPPPPFIRAGFNATQPPPNFMQAAQTAGMPSVTSSLVQQSVASSQDAVKDSPFSTMIPPTGTIPCGFMPSAIPGAGVFNPVGLQTQQGTNEKTPQSAEGMQNAVRSGMGLLGMHPAASLSHSLHQSGLSGQRMPGLLPLDVRPNLLQPGAAARFPLLMQQGSAQQAAALLEGSLQAQIRPRAAFPPVDPYNRAPNLINDNVSKNEDESSSGADEGKDQDYRFPPMEKQSTGLLRTPPPEHREPLGVGGGGGGGRPPLLQTPGTQPGRSSLVGRLQALAGFTPDNRWNQARGDFDERDGMRGGPQAPGGPKGFQDERPTPGQSFPNRFDNRPAAAGGASGVNAGAVGGPQPWNRGGGATAPFDSDLHKDLDDRRRPWERQRDRDERDFDFRRDLNGNRRESRENRERERGRERNREHERDRDHDKERDRERGGWTPLLPLPTPLLPTPPLNPNLTLNQGKLLAPLKLNPPIQPRFQSPLLPQAQGKPPLLALNLPPPQVQMRSPPPVQSQASVPERQSETPAPAETPQTQSPPSAHTPDPSSDDKGKITLPEPPTQSKSSPQPETRPQTESPPEPTAQLLLKTTASPDTETPSHTSLLPEASPQDSPVAFTQAESPPEDPTPSVEKQEHPQKDEEESQESASSPQPQWVNGPGKDSVSVAEPTHKASPQPNPDPAYDSLLPESEGEPQQEQVSSPKDLDTEQSESMEEAPSQPVVDTVTDTEGT, encoded by the exons TTCTACAAGCATGTGGTCCAGAGTGTAGAGAAGTTCATACAAAAG TGCAAGCCAGAATACAAGGTCCCGGGGCTGTATGTCATCGACTCCATTGTCAGACAGTCGCGTCACCAGTTTGGCACAGAGAAGGATGTTTTTGCTCCGCGCTTCAGCAAGAATATCATTGCAACGTTCCAGCACCTCTACCGCTGCCCTGGAGATGATAAG AGTAAGATAGTGCGAGTCCTGAATCTGTGGCAAAAGAATGCCGTCTTCAAGAGTGACATCATCCAGCCCCTGTTGGACATGGCAGCAGGGATTCCTCCTCCCAGCGCCACTCCTGTTCTACCCAGCAGTGCCGCTCCCGTCAACAACACTACACCTG GTACCCCAGCGACACCGGCCACTCCAGCAAACATTGTGCAGGGTTTGCCTGATTGGGCATCGCAGATTACAAACACAGATACTGTGGCTGCTGTTGCACAAATCCTACAGAGTCCCCAGGGACAACAG CTTCAGCAACTGGTACAGAGTCTGCAGATGCAGCAGCAGAAGCCCCAGCCATCCCTGCTGCAGGCCCTGGATGCTGGGCTGGTGGTGCAGTTGCAAGCTCTGACGGCTCAGCTCACTGCCGCAGCGACTGCGAACAGCCTCAACCCGTTGGAGCAGAGGGTCTCCTCTTTTAATAAG AAACTTTTAGGTCCTTTTGACTTTGGGAACGATTCTGAACGCAGTGAAGAAGCTAAAAAGGACACCTCATCATCTCAGCT GCCTATGGTGTCTGAGCCCATTAACAGCTCACTGTTCCATCAACTGGCTGAGCAACTACAACAACAAAATCTGGAGCAGTTTCAGAAGCAGCTGCTAGAGCACCAGCAGAAG GCAATGAGCATAGAGGGGCAGGACTCAATCTTTGGGCAAGAGAACTCCGTTGCAGCTACTCAGAACAGCAGCCAGCCACAACTTCCTGAGCCAGAGAATAAGATGGATGACTCCATCGACAACCAACAGCAG gatatGGATCTGGATGAGGGGCCTGATGGAATGGAGGAGGAAATCTTTGAGGCAGAAGAAAAAAGGACTCTCAGCACGCGGTCCAGAACACGTTCTCGGTCACGCTCTCG GTCTCCCAAAAGGAGAAGATCCAGGTCTCGCTCTGGCTCACGGAAACGTAAGCATCGCAAAAGGTCACGCTCACGCTCCAGAGACCGCAAAAGGAAGTCGTCACGGTCTTACTCAAGTGAAAGACGTGCCCgagaaagagaaaaggagagGCAGAAGAAAGGATTACCTCCCATACGATCCAAGACTCTAAGTG TGTGCAGCACAACTCTGTGGGTGGGCCAGGTGGACAAAAAGGCCACTCAGCAGGACCTCACCAACTTGTTTGAAGAGTTTGGCCAGATTGAATCCATCAAT ATGATTCCTCCCAGAGGCTGTGCTTACATCTGTATGGTCCACAGACAGGATGCATACCGTGCCCTTCAGAAGCTCAGCACTGGTTCTTTCAAGATTGGCTCCAAGATCATCAAG ATTGCATGGGCTCTGAACAAAGGAGTAAAGCAGGAGTACAAGCAGTTTTGGGACGTGGACCTGGGTGTCACCTACATACCATGGGAGAAGGTCAAGCTCGATGATCTGGATGGTTTTGCTGAGGGGGGAATCATTGACCAGGAGACTGTCAATGATG AGTGGGAAGCAACCAAGAATTCTGAACCTGCCAAGGAAGTTCTAAGTCAGCCGGTCAGCGCTGAGACGGCAGCAGCATCTAATGCGCAAACCGAGACTTACAACCACCAGGTTACCATGATGCCTGTACAG ctcCCAGTGGCCCAGGCAGTTCCAGGTGCAGTTGGTATGGTGCCTCCTTCCTTCCCGGTCACAATGGGCATACCTCCACCAGGCTACGGGCCGCCACCACCATTCATAAGGGCTGGCTTCAATGCCACACAGCCTCCACCAA ATTTCATGCAGGCCGCACAGACTGCAGGCATGCCTTCAGTAACTTCAT CTCTAGTGCAGCAGTCTGTGGCTTCCAGCCAAGATGCTGTCAAAGACTCACCATTCAGCACTATGATCCCTCCAACCGGCACTATCCCATGCGGCTTCATGCCCTCGGCCATCCCTGGAGCTGGTGTGTTCAACCCAGTGGGGCTTCAAACTCAGCAAGGCACGAATGAGAAAACTCCACAATCTGCAGAGG GCATGCAGAATGCAGTCCGCAGCGGGATGGGTCTACTTGGCATGCACCCCGCAGCTTCCCTCAGCCACTCCCTGCATCAGTCTGGTCTGAGTGGACAAAGAATGCCCGGCCTGTTGCCCCTGGATGTGCGACCCAACCTCCTCCAACCTGGGGCTGCTGCCCGCTTTCCGCTCCTCATGCAGCAGGGTTCTGCCCAGCAAGCCGCTGCTCTCCTCGAAGGGTCGCTCCAGGCTCAGATCCGACCCAGGGCAGCCTTCCCTCCGGTGGACCCCTACAACAGGGCCCCTAACCTTATCAATGATAATGTATCCAAAAATGAAGATGAGTCCTCCTCAGGGGCTGATGAGGGCAAAGACCAAGACTACCGCTTCCCTCCTatggaaaagcagagcacaggCCTTCTACGGACCCCTCCACCAGAGCATAGGGAGCCCCTTGGAGTTggtggagggggagggggaggcagaCCACCCTTGCTCCAGACTCCTGGAACTCAGCCAGGCAGATCCAGCTTAGTGGGACGTTTGCAGGCTCTTGCAGGCTTTACTCCTGATAACCGCTGGAACCAGGCCAGAGGGGACTTTGATGAACGCGATGGAATGCGAGGAGGCCCACAAGCCCCGGGAGGTCCAAAAGGCTTTCAGGATGAGCGGCCCACACCTGGGCAGAGCTTCCCTAATCGCTTTGACaaccgtcctgcagcagcaggGGGAGCATCGGGTGTAAATGCTGGAGCAGTTGGGGGCCCACAGCCTTGGAACCGTGGTGGTGGTGCCACGGCTCCTTTTGACAGTGACCTACATAAAGACCTTGATGACCGTAGGCGTCCATGGGAGAGGCAAAGAGACCGAGATGAAAGAGATTTTGACTTCAGGAGAGATCTGAATGGTAACCGTCGTGAAAGCCGTGAAAACCGTGAAAGGGAGCGAGGCCGAGAGCGCAACAGAGAGCATGAACGCGACAGGGACCATGACAAAGAGAGGGACCGTGAGCGTGGAGGCTGgactcctcttcttcctctaccAACACCACTGCTTCCCACTCCTCCTCTAAATCCCAACCTGACACTAAATCAGGGCAAACTTCTCGCGCCACTTAAATTAAACCCTCCGATTCAGCCACGATTCCAGTCGCCACTTTTGCCTCAAGCTCAGGGCAAACCTCCTCTCCTGGCTCTGAACCTGCCACCGCCTCAGGTTCAAATGAGGTCTCCTCCTCCAGTACAGAGCCAAGCATCTGTACCGGAGCGCCAGTCAGAAACCCCAGCTCCAGCTGAGACCCCTCAGACACAGTCGCCACCCAGTGCCCATACACCCGATCCATCATCTGACGATAAGGGTAAGATCACCTTACCTGAGCCTCCCACTCAGTCCAAGTCATCACCACAGCCAGAGACCCGCCCACAAACAGAGTCGCCACCCGAGCCCACTGCCCAGCTTCTTTTAAAGACCACTGCTTCTCCAGACACTGAGACCCCAAGCCACACCTCACTGCTGCCTGAGGCCTCACCCCAAGACTCACCTGTGGCCTTCACACAAGCTGAAAGCCCCCCTGAAGATCCGACTCCCTCTGTGGAGAAGCAGGAACACCCTCAGAAGGATGAGGAGGAGTCACAAGAGAGCGCCTCCTCGCCTCAACCCCAATGGGTCAATGGACCCGGGAAGGACAGTGTCAGTGTGGCTGAGCCCACACACAAGGCTTCTCCTCAGCCCAACCCAGACCCCGCCTACGATTCTTTGCTCCCTGAAAGTGAAGGAGAGCCACAACAGGAGCAAGTTTCATCTCCTAAGGACCTAGACACTGAACAGAGTGAGTCCATGGAGGAAGCTCCGAGTCAGCCAGTGGTAGACACTGTCACAGACACTGAGGGGACATAA
- the LOC142366141 gene encoding SR-related and CTD-associated factor 8-like isoform X2, with protein MEAVKAFNNELYSLNEYKPPISKAKMTQITKSGIKAIKFYKHVVQSVEKFIQKCKPEYKVPGLYVIDSIVRQSRHQFGTEKDVFAPRFSKNIIATFQHLYRCPGDDKSKIVRVLNLWQKNAVFKSDIIQPLLDMAAGIPPPSATPVLPSSAAPVNNTTPGTPATPATPANIVQGLPDWASQITNTDTVAAVAQILQSPQGQQLQQLVQSLQMQQQKPQPSLLQALDAGLVVQLQALTAQLTAAATANSLNPLEQRVSSFNKKLLGPFDFGNDSERSEEAKKDTSSSQLPMVSEPINSSLFHQLAEQLQQQNLEQFQKQLLEHQQKAMSIEGQDSIFGQENSVAATQNSSQPQLPEPENKMDDSIDNQQQDMDLDEGPDGMEEEIFEAEEKRTLSTRSRTRSRSRSRSPKRRRSRSRSGSRKRKHRKRSRSRSRDRKRKSSRSYSSERRAREREKERQKKGLPPIRSKTLSVCSTTLWVGQVDKKATQQDLTNLFEEFGQIESINMIPPRGCAYICMVHRQDAYRALQKLSTGSFKIGSKIIKIAWALNKGVKQEYKQFWDVDLGVTYIPWEKVKLDDLDGFAEGGIIDQETVNDEWEATKNSEPAKEVLSQPVSAETAAASNAQTETYNHQVTMMPVQLPVAQAVPGAVGMVPPSFPVTMGIPPPGYGPPPPFIRAGFNATQPPPNFMQAAQTAGMPSVTSSLVQQSVASSQDAVKDSPFSTMIPPTGTIPCGFMPSAIPGAGVFNPVGLQTQQGTNEKTPQSAEGMDAAAELTLQGMQNAVRSGMGLLGMHPAASLSHSLHQSGLSGQRMPGLLPLDVRPNLLQPGAAARFPLLMQQGSAQQAAALLEGSLQAQIRPRAAFPPVDPYNRAPNLINDNVSKNEDESSSGADEGKDQDYRFPPMEKQSTGLLRTPPPEHREPLGVGGGGGGGRPPLLQTPGTQPGRSSLVGRLQALAGFTPDNRWNQARGDFDERDGMRGGPQAPGGPKGFQDERPTPGQSFPNRFDNRPAAAGGASGVNAGAVGGPQPWNRGGGATAPFDSDLHKDLDDRRRPWERQRDRDERDFDFRRDLNGNRRESRENRERERGRERNREHERDRDHDKERDRERGGWTPLLPLPTPLLPTPPLNPNLTLNQGKLLAPLKLNPPIQPRFQSPLLPQAQGKPPLLALNLPPPQVQMRSPPPVQSQASVPERQSETPAPAETPQTQSPPSAHTPDPSSDDKGKITLPEPPTQSKSSPQPETRPQTESPPEPTAQLLLKTTASPDTETPSHTSLLPEASPQDSPVAFTQAESPPEDPTPSVEKQEHPQKDEEESQESASSPQPQWVNGPGKDSVSVAEPTHKASPQPNPDPAYDSLLPESEGEPQQEQVSSPKDLDTEQSESMEEAPSQPVVDTVTDTEGT; from the exons TTCTACAAGCATGTGGTCCAGAGTGTAGAGAAGTTCATACAAAAG TGCAAGCCAGAATACAAGGTCCCGGGGCTGTATGTCATCGACTCCATTGTCAGACAGTCGCGTCACCAGTTTGGCACAGAGAAGGATGTTTTTGCTCCGCGCTTCAGCAAGAATATCATTGCAACGTTCCAGCACCTCTACCGCTGCCCTGGAGATGATAAG AGTAAGATAGTGCGAGTCCTGAATCTGTGGCAAAAGAATGCCGTCTTCAAGAGTGACATCATCCAGCCCCTGTTGGACATGGCAGCAGGGATTCCTCCTCCCAGCGCCACTCCTGTTCTACCCAGCAGTGCCGCTCCCGTCAACAACACTACACCTG GTACCCCAGCGACACCGGCCACTCCAGCAAACATTGTGCAGGGTTTGCCTGATTGGGCATCGCAGATTACAAACACAGATACTGTGGCTGCTGTTGCACAAATCCTACAGAGTCCCCAGGGACAACAG CTTCAGCAACTGGTACAGAGTCTGCAGATGCAGCAGCAGAAGCCCCAGCCATCCCTGCTGCAGGCCCTGGATGCTGGGCTGGTGGTGCAGTTGCAAGCTCTGACGGCTCAGCTCACTGCCGCAGCGACTGCGAACAGCCTCAACCCGTTGGAGCAGAGGGTCTCCTCTTTTAATAAG AAACTTTTAGGTCCTTTTGACTTTGGGAACGATTCTGAACGCAGTGAAGAAGCTAAAAAGGACACCTCATCATCTCAGCT GCCTATGGTGTCTGAGCCCATTAACAGCTCACTGTTCCATCAACTGGCTGAGCAACTACAACAACAAAATCTGGAGCAGTTTCAGAAGCAGCTGCTAGAGCACCAGCAGAAG GCAATGAGCATAGAGGGGCAGGACTCAATCTTTGGGCAAGAGAACTCCGTTGCAGCTACTCAGAACAGCAGCCAGCCACAACTTCCTGAGCCAGAGAATAAGATGGATGACTCCATCGACAACCAACAGCAG gatatGGATCTGGATGAGGGGCCTGATGGAATGGAGGAGGAAATCTTTGAGGCAGAAGAAAAAAGGACTCTCAGCACGCGGTCCAGAACACGTTCTCGGTCACGCTCTCG GTCTCCCAAAAGGAGAAGATCCAGGTCTCGCTCTGGCTCACGGAAACGTAAGCATCGCAAAAGGTCACGCTCACGCTCCAGAGACCGCAAAAGGAAGTCGTCACGGTCTTACTCAAGTGAAAGACGTGCCCgagaaagagaaaaggagagGCAGAAGAAAGGATTACCTCCCATACGATCCAAGACTCTAAGTG TGTGCAGCACAACTCTGTGGGTGGGCCAGGTGGACAAAAAGGCCACTCAGCAGGACCTCACCAACTTGTTTGAAGAGTTTGGCCAGATTGAATCCATCAAT ATGATTCCTCCCAGAGGCTGTGCTTACATCTGTATGGTCCACAGACAGGATGCATACCGTGCCCTTCAGAAGCTCAGCACTGGTTCTTTCAAGATTGGCTCCAAGATCATCAAG ATTGCATGGGCTCTGAACAAAGGAGTAAAGCAGGAGTACAAGCAGTTTTGGGACGTGGACCTGGGTGTCACCTACATACCATGGGAGAAGGTCAAGCTCGATGATCTGGATGGTTTTGCTGAGGGGGGAATCATTGACCAGGAGACTGTCAATGATG AGTGGGAAGCAACCAAGAATTCTGAACCTGCCAAGGAAGTTCTAAGTCAGCCGGTCAGCGCTGAGACGGCAGCAGCATCTAATGCGCAAACCGAGACTTACAACCACCAGGTTACCATGATGCCTGTACAG ctcCCAGTGGCCCAGGCAGTTCCAGGTGCAGTTGGTATGGTGCCTCCTTCCTTCCCGGTCACAATGGGCATACCTCCACCAGGCTACGGGCCGCCACCACCATTCATAAGGGCTGGCTTCAATGCCACACAGCCTCCACCAA ATTTCATGCAGGCCGCACAGACTGCAGGCATGCCTTCAGTAACTTCAT CTCTAGTGCAGCAGTCTGTGGCTTCCAGCCAAGATGCTGTCAAAGACTCACCATTCAGCACTATGATCCCTCCAACCGGCACTATCCCATGCGGCTTCATGCCCTCGGCCATCCCTGGAGCTGGTGTGTTCAACCCAGTGGGGCTTCAAACTCAGCAAGGCACGAATGAGAAAACTCCACAATCTGCAGAGGGTATGGATGCTGCAGCAGAGCTCACACTACAGG GCATGCAGAATGCAGTCCGCAGCGGGATGGGTCTACTTGGCATGCACCCCGCAGCTTCCCTCAGCCACTCCCTGCATCAGTCTGGTCTGAGTGGACAAAGAATGCCCGGCCTGTTGCCCCTGGATGTGCGACCCAACCTCCTCCAACCTGGGGCTGCTGCCCGCTTTCCGCTCCTCATGCAGCAGGGTTCTGCCCAGCAAGCCGCTGCTCTCCTCGAAGGGTCGCTCCAGGCTCAGATCCGACCCAGGGCAGCCTTCCCTCCGGTGGACCCCTACAACAGGGCCCCTAACCTTATCAATGATAATGTATCCAAAAATGAAGATGAGTCCTCCTCAGGGGCTGATGAGGGCAAAGACCAAGACTACCGCTTCCCTCCTatggaaaagcagagcacaggCCTTCTACGGACCCCTCCACCAGAGCATAGGGAGCCCCTTGGAGTTggtggagggggagggggaggcagaCCACCCTTGCTCCAGACTCCTGGAACTCAGCCAGGCAGATCCAGCTTAGTGGGACGTTTGCAGGCTCTTGCAGGCTTTACTCCTGATAACCGCTGGAACCAGGCCAGAGGGGACTTTGATGAACGCGATGGAATGCGAGGAGGCCCACAAGCCCCGGGAGGTCCAAAAGGCTTTCAGGATGAGCGGCCCACACCTGGGCAGAGCTTCCCTAATCGCTTTGACaaccgtcctgcagcagcaggGGGAGCATCGGGTGTAAATGCTGGAGCAGTTGGGGGCCCACAGCCTTGGAACCGTGGTGGTGGTGCCACGGCTCCTTTTGACAGTGACCTACATAAAGACCTTGATGACCGTAGGCGTCCATGGGAGAGGCAAAGAGACCGAGATGAAAGAGATTTTGACTTCAGGAGAGATCTGAATGGTAACCGTCGTGAAAGCCGTGAAAACCGTGAAAGGGAGCGAGGCCGAGAGCGCAACAGAGAGCATGAACGCGACAGGGACCATGACAAAGAGAGGGACCGTGAGCGTGGAGGCTGgactcctcttcttcctctaccAACACCACTGCTTCCCACTCCTCCTCTAAATCCCAACCTGACACTAAATCAGGGCAAACTTCTCGCGCCACTTAAATTAAACCCTCCGATTCAGCCACGATTCCAGTCGCCACTTTTGCCTCAAGCTCAGGGCAAACCTCCTCTCCTGGCTCTGAACCTGCCACCGCCTCAGGTTCAAATGAGGTCTCCTCCTCCAGTACAGAGCCAAGCATCTGTACCGGAGCGCCAGTCAGAAACCCCAGCTCCAGCTGAGACCCCTCAGACACAGTCGCCACCCAGTGCCCATACACCCGATCCATCATCTGACGATAAGGGTAAGATCACCTTACCTGAGCCTCCCACTCAGTCCAAGTCATCACCACAGCCAGAGACCCGCCCACAAACAGAGTCGCCACCCGAGCCCACTGCCCAGCTTCTTTTAAAGACCACTGCTTCTCCAGACACTGAGACCCCAAGCCACACCTCACTGCTGCCTGAGGCCTCACCCCAAGACTCACCTGTGGCCTTCACACAAGCTGAAAGCCCCCCTGAAGATCCGACTCCCTCTGTGGAGAAGCAGGAACACCCTCAGAAGGATGAGGAGGAGTCACAAGAGAGCGCCTCCTCGCCTCAACCCCAATGGGTCAATGGACCCGGGAAGGACAGTGTCAGTGTGGCTGAGCCCACACACAAGGCTTCTCCTCAGCCCAACCCAGACCCCGCCTACGATTCTTTGCTCCCTGAAAGTGAAGGAGAGCCACAACAGGAGCAAGTTTCATCTCCTAAGGACCTAGACACTGAACAGAGTGAGTCCATGGAGGAAGCTCCGAGTCAGCCAGTGGTAGACACTGTCACAGACACTGAGGGGACATAA